Proteins encoded together in one Macadamia integrifolia cultivar HAES 741 chromosome 8, SCU_Mint_v3, whole genome shotgun sequence window:
- the LOC122085576 gene encoding uncharacterized protein LOC122085576, with translation MKGSLPQDATEAQRQGTAAMITNACILMAGAQNQMGQLAVLAKAMGRDLEIAEREKAVLENERSVLLEKVEHLEMDLLTRQEYDRKLEELKAQMKARVQEAEARGAKKYRSSEDFREEIKRAIAPGSSSVTQGSLSRTVGSSSKRRVLRRPHQPPRLPMPTAEAAARKVSFSCNARSLRLPVTTAWIRRPTMSRKRP, from the exons atgaagggcaGTCTTCCCCAAGATGCTACCGAAGCTCAACGgcaagggacggcggccatGATAACGAACGCCTGCATCCTCATGGCCGGG gcccaaaaccaaatgggtcagctggcggTTCTGGCTAAAGCTATGGGCCGAGACCTCGAGATCGCCGAACGAGAGAAGGCTGTCCTGGAGAATGAACGTTcggtcctcctcgagaaggtggagcacctggaaatGGACCTCCTCACGCGTCAGGAATACGATCGGAAGTTAGAGGAGTTGAAGGCTCAGATGAAGGCGagggttcaggaggccgaggcccgaggggccAAGAAGTACaggtcctccgaggactttcGTGAAGAAATTAAGCGTGCCATCGCCCctgggtcctcgagcgttacccaggggtctctttcgaggacagtgggctcatcttcgaagaggaGGGTATTGAGGCGGCCCCATCAGCCACCGAGATTGCCGATGCCGACGGCggaggctgcagcgaggaaggtGAGTTTTAGCTGCAACGCGAGGTCCCTCCGACTCCCGGTTACGACAGCTTGGATCAGGAGACCCACCATGTCAAGGAAGAGGCCATGA